The proteins below come from a single Serratia ficaria genomic window:
- a CDS encoding LysR family transcriptional regulator gives MDNLAGVSAFVQAAETLSFVEAGRLLGVSASAIGKSIARLETRLGTRLLHRSTRSMTLTAEGTLFLQRCQRILGEMAAAEQELSDVRSAPRGRLRVSLPLVGGLLNPVLAEFTRQYPQVELEADFSDRRVEVIEEGFDAVIRVGDTEDSRLMSRQLGVFHLQLVASPDYLRRAGVPRRPADLCGHACLLYKFPTTGKVESWPVEGWDKLLGAGLGSRMVCNTVDTLIYLAEQGQGIACLPDFAVRRALERQRLQPVLGDHCRHSSSFKILWPSSKHLTPRLRAFIDIMSARLFPAGSG, from the coding sequence ATGGATAATCTGGCCGGCGTCTCCGCCTTTGTGCAGGCCGCCGAGACGCTCAGTTTTGTGGAGGCCGGCCGCCTGCTGGGCGTTTCCGCTTCGGCTATCGGCAAAAGCATTGCCCGGCTGGAGACGCGTCTGGGCACACGGCTGCTTCACCGCAGCACCCGCAGCATGACGCTGACGGCGGAAGGCACGCTTTTCTTGCAGCGTTGCCAGCGCATTCTGGGAGAAATGGCGGCGGCGGAACAGGAGCTCAGCGATGTGCGCAGTGCGCCGCGCGGCAGGCTGCGCGTCAGTTTGCCGCTGGTCGGCGGTTTGCTGAACCCGGTGCTGGCGGAGTTCACCCGGCAGTATCCGCAGGTTGAGTTGGAGGCCGATTTTTCCGATCGGCGGGTCGAGGTGATCGAGGAAGGCTTCGACGCGGTGATCCGCGTCGGCGACACCGAGGATTCCCGCCTGATGAGCCGCCAACTGGGGGTTTTCCATCTGCAATTGGTGGCGTCGCCGGACTACCTGCGGCGGGCGGGGGTCCCACGGCGGCCAGCAGACCTGTGCGGCCACGCCTGCCTGCTGTACAAGTTCCCCACCACCGGCAAGGTCGAAAGCTGGCCGGTGGAAGGCTGGGATAAACTGCTCGGCGCAGGCCTGGGCTCGCGCATGGTATGCAACACCGTCGATACGCTGATTTATCTGGCGGAACAGGGCCAGGGCATCGCCTGCCTGCCCGATTTCGCGGTGCGGCGGGCGCTGGAGCGGCAGCGGCTGCAGCCGGTGCTGGGCGACCACTGCCGACACAGCAGCAGCTTCAAAATTCTTTGGCCCTCCAGCAAACACCTGACGCCGCGCCTGCGGGCGTTTATCGACATCATGAGCGCCCGCCTTTTCCCCGCCGGATCCGGCTGA
- a CDS encoding serine hydrolase domain-containing protein codes for MSEYPLDAEIIDRAVERALEQRRLVGAVVLVARGGEILYRRAAGMADREAGLPMRANALFRLASVSKPIVSTAALALMAQGRLGLDDPVTRWLPAFRPRTADGREPPMTVRHLMTHTAGLSYRFFQPEQGAYAQAGVSDGMDDDRLSLAENLQRIASAPLLSAPGTEWRYSIATDVLGAVMEQASGVPLAAAVAQLVTGPLAMRDTGFIATDARRLTVAYANHHPAPRPLQQPDRLPFLEHTAGFRLSPARALDADAYASGGAGMVGSAEDFLRLLEALRQGGAPVLPAEWVRAMTRNQIGDLSMPFWPGRGFGLGITILKDPRAAQTPESAGSWRMGGTYGHSWFVDPRRQLSVVAFTNTALEGMSGAFVGELCQAVYTAIGGRR; via the coding sequence ATGAGTGAATACCCATTGGACGCCGAGATTATTGACCGGGCGGTGGAGCGGGCATTGGAGCAGCGGCGGCTGGTCGGGGCGGTGGTCCTGGTGGCCCGGGGCGGCGAGATACTCTACCGCCGCGCGGCGGGCATGGCGGATCGGGAAGCGGGCCTGCCGATGCGCGCCAACGCGCTGTTCCGGCTAGCGTCGGTTTCCAAACCGATCGTCTCCACCGCCGCGTTGGCGCTGATGGCGCAGGGGCGTTTGGGGCTGGACGATCCGGTCACGCGCTGGCTGCCGGCTTTCCGGCCGCGAACGGCGGACGGCCGCGAGCCGCCCATGACGGTGCGCCACCTGATGACCCACACCGCCGGGCTGAGTTACCGTTTTTTCCAACCGGAACAGGGCGCCTACGCGCAGGCCGGGGTGTCGGACGGCATGGATGACGATCGGCTCAGCCTGGCGGAGAATCTGCAGCGCATTGCCTCGGCGCCGCTGCTGTCGGCGCCGGGAACCGAGTGGCGTTATTCGATAGCCACCGATGTGCTGGGCGCGGTGATGGAACAGGCCAGCGGCGTGCCGTTGGCGGCGGCGGTGGCGCAGTTGGTGACCGGGCCGCTGGCGATGCGGGACACCGGGTTTATCGCCACGGATGCGCGGCGGCTGACGGTGGCTTACGCTAACCATCATCCCGCGCCCCGGCCGCTGCAACAGCCCGATCGCCTGCCGTTTCTCGAGCATACGGCCGGTTTCAGGCTGTCTCCGGCGCGGGCGCTGGATGCTGACGCCTACGCCTCCGGCGGCGCCGGCATGGTGGGGTCGGCCGAAGATTTCCTGCGTTTGCTGGAAGCCCTGCGCCAGGGCGGCGCTCCGGTGCTGCCGGCCGAATGGGTCAGGGCGATGACCCGCAATCAGATCGGCGACCTGTCGATGCCGTTCTGGCCGGGGCGCGGCTTTGGCCTGGGCATCACCATCCTGAAGGATCCACGGGCGGCGCAAACGCCGGAGTCGGCCGGCAGTTGGCGCATGGGGGGAACCTACGGCCACTCCTGGTTCGTCGATCCGCGGCGGCAATTGAGCGTGGTCGCCTTCACCAATACCGCTCTGGAGGGCATGTCGGGCGCCTTCGTCGGGGAGCTATGCCAAGCGGTTTATACGGCTATCGGGGGGCGGCGATGA
- a CDS encoding MFS transporter: MKLLPPIFFLALGLFGVYCIEFGVVGILPMIIERYGISTAQAGWLVGVFALTIALLGPALVLLASGYNRKRMLLSLCVFAIAAAWSAEVDSFAALMLLRIAPALFHPIYFSLAMVAAASLYPPEQRTRATAYAFVGTSMGMVLGIPLTHWIAGQISYEASFRFCALINLLAAAGLLLRLPDVAAQRLSYRKQLAILRSGALWLSIGTCVLIFAAMFAVYAYAAEYLSRETGVSEAAIGLLLVIFGLGGVAGNLLAGRLLQRHKTATALLHPLALAAAYLLLYRYADAQMGPMIVICLYWGAAHTSGLIVTQVWLTSQAPQAPEFVTGLYIAFINLGVALGAVVSGWFIDALGLRGCLLCGALFAALAVMTVTARLRFYRQVTAALSGSSP, encoded by the coding sequence ATGAAACTGTTGCCGCCGATTTTCTTCCTCGCGCTGGGTCTGTTCGGCGTTTACTGCATCGAGTTCGGCGTGGTCGGCATTCTGCCGATGATTATCGAACGCTATGGCATTTCAACCGCCCAGGCCGGCTGGCTGGTCGGGGTGTTCGCACTGACCATCGCATTGCTGGGGCCGGCGCTGGTGCTGCTGGCCTCAGGCTATAACCGCAAGCGAATGCTGCTTTCCCTGTGCGTTTTCGCGATCGCCGCCGCGTGGTCCGCCGAGGTGGACAGTTTCGCCGCCCTGATGCTGCTGCGCATTGCGCCGGCGCTGTTTCACCCCATTTATTTTTCGCTGGCGATGGTGGCGGCGGCTTCGCTCTACCCGCCGGAACAGCGAACCCGGGCGACCGCCTACGCGTTTGTCGGCACCAGCATGGGGATGGTGCTCGGCATTCCGCTGACCCACTGGATCGCCGGGCAAATCAGCTACGAAGCCTCATTTCGCTTTTGCGCGCTGATTAACCTGCTGGCGGCGGCGGGGCTGTTGCTGCGTTTGCCGGACGTGGCCGCGCAGCGGCTCAGCTACCGCAAGCAGCTGGCTATTCTGCGCAGCGGCGCATTGTGGCTGAGCATCGGCACCTGCGTGCTGATTTTTGCCGCCATGTTCGCCGTCTACGCCTATGCCGCCGAGTATCTCAGTCGTGAAACCGGCGTCAGCGAGGCGGCTATCGGGCTGCTGCTGGTGATTTTCGGTCTGGGGGGCGTCGCCGGCAATCTGCTGGCCGGCAGGCTGCTGCAGCGCCATAAAACGGCGACCGCCTTGCTGCATCCGTTGGCGCTGGCCGCGGCCTACCTGCTGCTGTATCGCTACGCCGATGCGCAGATGGGTCCGATGATCGTCATCTGTCTGTATTGGGGGGCCGCGCATACCAGCGGGCTGATCGTGACGCAAGTCTGGCTGACGTCGCAGGCGCCACAGGCGCCGGAGTTCGTCACCGGGCTGTATATCGCCTTCATCAATTTGGGGGTGGCGTTGGGAGCGGTGGTCAGCGGTTGGTTTATCGATGCGCTCGGCCTGCGGGGCTGTCTGCTCTGCGGCGCGCTGTTCGCCGCGCTGGCGGTGATGACCGTCACCGCCAGGCTGCGGTTTTACCGCCAGGTTACCGCTGCGTTGAGCGGATCATCGCCATAA